Proteins from a genomic interval of ANME-2 cluster archaeon:
- a CDS encoding branched-chain amino acid ABC transporter permease: MTEITTLLQIFIWGLTAGCIYVLMAVGLNMIFGVMKVVNFAHGEIMMLSAFTSFGLYYYTGLNPYFLMLFSMVIIGIFGVIIERFGFRKVLGTGKLNEIFLSLGLIYILQNAAVKLWTDDIKKINSPYSSMTLDLGVLNITYDRIIAIAFTALILISLYLFLTRTDVGRALRATSQNHEAAMLMGVNVNHMYMLSFGIGSALAASAGTVHAILSPFNPYMGTIPGIMAFTVIIIGGLGSIPGAIIAGLMLGLVQNFTIFYFGGAWKEAVAFVLLIIVLVIRPTGIFGEEH; encoded by the coding sequence ATGACTGAAATCACCACATTGTTACAGATATTCATCTGGGGCCTGACAGCCGGATGTATCTATGTACTCATGGCAGTGGGCCTGAATATGATATTCGGTGTGATGAAGGTGGTGAACTTTGCTCATGGCGAGATCATGATGCTTAGCGCTTTTACCAGTTTCGGACTATATTATTACACAGGTCTGAACCCTTATTTCCTAATGCTATTCTCAATGGTCATCATTGGGATTTTTGGAGTAATAATAGAACGTTTTGGGTTCAGGAAGGTTCTGGGAACAGGAAAACTGAACGAGATATTCTTAAGCCTTGGTTTAATTTATATTCTTCAAAATGCAGCAGTGAAATTATGGACAGACGACATCAAAAAGATCAACAGTCCTTACAGTTCAATGACCCTGGACCTTGGAGTGCTGAACATAACATATGACCGGATTATCGCTATTGCATTTACGGCATTGATACTTATCAGTCTATATTTGTTCCTTACAAGGACCGATGTGGGCCGGGCGCTGCGGGCAACCAGCCAGAACCATGAAGCAGCTATGTTAATGGGTGTAAATGTCAATCATATGTATATGCTGAGTTTCGGGATTGGTTCAGCCCTGGCCGCATCAGCGGGTACGGTCCACGCTATCCTGTCCCCTTTCAATCCGTATATGGGTACCATACCAGGTATCATGGCCTTCACAGTGATCATTATTGGCGGTCTTGGCAGCATCCCGGGTGCTATCATCGCAGGATTGATGCTGGGACTGGTCCAGAATTTTACTATATTCTATTTCGGGGGAGCATGGAAGGAAGCAGTGGCATTCGTACTTCTGATCATCGTGCTGGTAATAAGGCCGACCGGTATTTTCGGGGAGGAACATTGA
- the phoU gene encoding phosphate signaling complex protein PhoU has translation MVDKAQTDVDNIIRDIIRDIKEMGQRTRLSIDRTVTSLKEQETSLADKVIGMNREIDEFGDVVEDKCTRTMTIKVSPAQLRMLKGTLKMIIDLKSISGLAVEIAYITKATAGSPHIKPLVDIPRMSDILQEMLDGSIEALEKQDVELAKDIASRDEEIDALFDQVRRELITYMIEDPKKIANASHLTFASRYLERMGDHINNLCERVVYMVTGEKPDLNKRG, from the coding sequence ATGGTGGATAAAGCACAAACAGATGTTGATAACATAATCAGGGATATTATCCGGGATATTAAGGAGATGGGGCAGCGTACCAGGCTTTCCATTGACCGAACCGTCACTTCCCTCAAAGAGCAGGAGACTAGCCTGGCAGATAAGGTCATTGGAATGAACAGGGAGATCGATGAATTCGGTGATGTTGTTGAGGATAAGTGCACCAGGACCATGACAATAAAAGTGTCACCAGCCCAACTCAGGATGCTAAAGGGCACCCTGAAGATGATCATCGACCTTAAAAGTATAAGCGGGCTGGCAGTTGAAATTGCGTACATCACCAAGGCCACTGCAGGTTCACCACACATTAAACCACTGGTGGATATACCAAGGATGTCTGATATCCTGCAGGAAATGCTGGATGGTAGTATTGAAGCCCTGGAAAAGCAGGATGTAGAACTGGCAAAGGATATAGCTTCCAGGGACGAGGAAATTGATGCACTGTTCGACCAGGTCAGGCGGGAACTAATCACTTACATGATCGAGGACCCAAAAAAGATAGCCAATGCATCACATCTTACATTTGCGTCACGATACCTGGAACGTATGGGCGACCACATAAACAACCTATGTGAAAGGGTTGTGTACATGGTAACCGGCGAAAAGCCGGACCTGAACAAACGGGGTTAA
- a CDS encoding plasmid pRiA4b ORF-3 family protein codes for MEDEKVYMFKAALKHRKKSWFHIEIMGNQTLGDFDYIMREAFNHDIWDHLSEFFSGRAWKSKGYGEIDPDGGGSGSKKLIYQLALSEGDKLEYVYDFGDDIQHVITLESIAEPENEVEYPRIISRNKTR; via the coding sequence ATGGAAGATGAAAAGGTATACATGTTTAAAGCTGCTTTGAAGCATCGAAAAAAAAGTTGGTTTCATATTGAAATCATGGGTAATCAAACACTTGGAGATTTTGATTACATCATGCGTGAAGCATTCAACCATGATATATGGGATCATTTAAGTGAATTTTTTTCAGGTCGAGCATGGAAATCAAAAGGCTACGGCGAAATCGATCCCGATGGCGGGGGTAGTGGCAGTAAGAAACTAATATATCAACTCGCACTATCAGAAGGAGATAAATTAGAGTATGTGTATGATTTCGGTGACGATATTCAACATGTAATTACGCTGGAAAGTATTGCAGAACCTGAAAATGAAGTAGAATATCCTCGCATAATTTCTAGGAACAAAACGAGATAG
- a CDS encoding DUF433 domain-containing protein has protein sequence MQRHLIQSDPAIMMGKPVIAGTRITVELILEKLAAGESIEQIIEAHPRLTEEKIRAALAFASDALRADVVYPITRQKSEVSC, from the coding sequence ATGCAAAGACATCTTATCCAATCCGACCCGGCAATCATGATGGGCAAGCCTGTAATTGCAGGTACGCGTATTACAGTGGAATTAATCCTGGAAAAACTTGCTGCTGGCGAGAGCATTGAACAGATCATCGAGGCACACCCACGCCTGACAGAAGAAAAGATTCGTGCTGCGTTAGCATTTGCATCAGATGCATTGCGGGCGGATGTGGTCTACCCCATTACGAGGCAGAAAAGTGAAGTTTCTTGCTGA
- a CDS encoding radical SAM protein encodes MNEKLDYLTEFEPAYMELVNSGEIDNRIEKLFSKLEHCDICPRNCGVNRLDGEIGYCQAGAELVVSSVQPHFWEEAPLAGIGGSGTVFLANCNLRCVYCQNYDISHEGKGNPITEEQLADSMLWLQRIGCHNINLVTPTHYTPHLVKAVAIAARKGLRLPVVYNCSGYEDARTLELLDGIVDIYMPDIKYGGIESAKLYSDAPDYFEVCKLAVREMHRQVGDLVIDRTIAWHGLLMRHLVLPNNGADSLQVLEFIANEISRESYVNIMLQYRPAYRAMEFEDINRAVYIEEYYNVLDMARGLGLHRGFPNE; translated from the coding sequence ATGAATGAAAAATTAGATTATTTAACTGAATTTGAGCCGGCCTATATGGAACTGGTCAATAGTGGTGAGATTGACAACCGTATCGAAAAGCTGTTTTCGAAACTTGAGCATTGTGATATCTGTCCAAGGAATTGCGGTGTGAACAGGCTTGATGGTGAGATAGGGTACTGCCAGGCCGGTGCTGAACTGGTGGTGTCCTCGGTCCAGCCCCATTTCTGGGAGGAAGCTCCCCTGGCTGGAATTGGAGGTTCGGGTACTGTGTTCCTCGCAAATTGTAATCTGCGCTGTGTGTACTGCCAGAATTATGATATCAGCCATGAGGGAAAAGGTAATCCAATCACCGAAGAGCAACTGGCAGATAGCATGCTCTGGCTCCAGCGTATCGGCTGCCACAATATCAATCTTGTCACTCCGACCCATTACACGCCCCATCTTGTAAAGGCCGTGGCTATTGCAGCCAGAAAGGGGTTGAGACTGCCTGTTGTGTATAATTGCAGCGGTTACGAGGATGCCCGGACCCTGGAACTGCTTGACGGTATTGTGGATATCTATATGCCTGATATCAAGTATGGCGGCATTGAGAGTGCGAAACTGTACAGTGATGCCCCTGATTATTTCGAGGTGTGCAAGCTGGCGGTGCGTGAGATGCACAGGCAGGTGGGCGACCTTGTGATCGATCGGACTATTGCCTGGCACGGGCTGCTGATGCGCCACCTGGTACTTCCCAATAACGGGGCTGATAGTTTGCAGGTGCTGGAGTTCATTGCCAATGAAATATCAAGGGAGAGTTATGTGAATATTATGCTTCAGTACAGGCCCGCATATCGTGCAATGGAATTTGAGGATATTAACAGGGCTGTGTACATTGAGGAATATTATAATGTGCTGGATATGGCCAGGGGACTGGGGCTGCACAGGGGATTTCCTAACGAGTGA
- a CDS encoding inorganic phosphate transporter, whose product MDIFDPIILLVLVAGLYMAWNIGANDLANSMGTSVGTGALSIKQVVIIAGTLELVGALVFGDRVTTKIAKGIVPIENIISVDPNIVIIGSLAAILAASFWITFATFYHLPVSTTHSIVGAITGFGLVATMFVDTFTIDQIQWIVLGKIVISWITSPLIGALMAFTIFTIIRIFLLARVDDPYKLEKKFGYLQILSACFVALAHGSNDVANAIGPLSAALSAANITEYGVIPMWVLAIGGIGIVIGLGTWGWKVIETVGSSITELTPTRGFSAEFATAVVVFGHSYSALPISTTHTLVGAVVGVGLAGGLAAVDLSVIKKIILSWVITVPVAALTSGLIFVILMKVL is encoded by the coding sequence ATGGATATTTTCGATCCGATCATACTGTTAGTGCTAGTGGCCGGTCTGTATATGGCATGGAATATCGGTGCCAACGACCTGGCCAATTCAATGGGCACTTCGGTTGGTACAGGTGCATTATCGATCAAACAGGTAGTGATCATAGCAGGCACGCTTGAACTGGTCGGTGCACTCGTATTCGGCGACAGGGTCACAACCAAGATCGCAAAGGGTATTGTACCCATTGAAAATATTATAAGCGTTGACCCGAACATTGTAATAATCGGTTCCCTGGCGGCTATACTTGCTGCGAGTTTCTGGATCACTTTTGCCACCTTCTACCATTTGCCCGTTTCCACGACCCATTCAATCGTGGGCGCAATAACAGGTTTTGGACTGGTTGCTACCATGTTTGTTGATACCTTCACCATTGACCAGATACAATGGATCGTGCTGGGAAAGATCGTAATCTCCTGGATCACATCTCCACTTATCGGGGCCTTGATGGCATTTACCATATTCACGATTATACGCATTTTCCTCTTGGCACGTGTGGATGACCCCTACAAGCTGGAAAAGAAATTCGGGTACCTCCAGATACTGTCTGCCTGTTTTGTGGCACTTGCCCACGGATCAAATGATGTTGCCAATGCCATAGGCCCGCTGTCTGCAGCCCTGTCTGCTGCCAATATTACAGAGTACGGTGTCATACCTATGTGGGTATTGGCCATCGGCGGTATCGGCATCGTGATCGGTCTTGGGACCTGGGGCTGGAAGGTTATTGAAACAGTCGGCAGCAGCATAACTGAGCTGACGCCCACGAGGGGTTTTTCAGCCGAGTTTGCCACGGCCGTGGTAGTCTTCGGTCATTCCTATAGTGCACTACCCATATCCACTACCCATACCCTGGTTGGGGCAGTTGTGGGTGTGGGACTGGCGGGCGGTCTTGCAGCGGTTGATTTAAGTGTTATAAAGAAAATAATCTTATCCTGGGTAATCACGGTGCCAGTGGCCGCCCTGACATCAGGATTGATATTTGTAATATTAATGAAGGTGCTATAA
- a CDS encoding HNH endonuclease, with protein sequence MGKFEYTPPKNASVSSEELLHNLKKVASDNNTDILPQRVYKKYGKYDVTNISRRFGTWNKALLKAGLKPGNINNYSDEELFENILNIWQHKCKQPVRRDLDLAPSNISQHPYNRRFGSWSEALRCFVEYANENDNTVITSSESKDITQKTNRDPSLRLRFQVLKRDNFTCVQCGASPAKDQSVELHVDHIKPWSKGGETIYENLQTLCSKCNLGKSNLE encoded by the coding sequence ATGGGCAAATTTGAATATACACCACCTAAGAATGCATCTGTTTCATCTGAAGAATTACTACATAATTTAAAAAAGGTTGCATCAGATAACAATACGGATATTTTACCACAACGAGTTTATAAAAAATATGGAAAATACGACGTTACTAATATTTCTCGACGATTTGGAACATGGAATAAAGCACTATTAAAGGCAGGTTTGAAACCAGGAAATATTAATAATTATTCAGACGAAGAATTATTTGAAAATATATTAAATATTTGGCAACATAAATGTAAACAACCTGTTCGGAGAGATTTAGATTTAGCCCCCTCTAACATTTCTCAACATCCCTATAATAGACGATTCGGATCTTGGTCAGAAGCATTACGATGTTTTGTTGAATACGCAAATGAAAATGATAATACTGTTATTACCTCCAGCGAATCAAAAGATATTACACAGAAAACAAATAGAGATCCCTCTCTCAGGTTGAGATTTCAAGTATTAAAAAGAGATAACTTTACTTGTGTCCAATGTGGTGCTAGTCCAGCTAAGGACCAAAGCGTTGAACTGCATGTCGATCACATAAAGCCTTGGAGTAAAGGTGGTGAGACAATCTATGAAAATTTACAAACACTATGTTCGAAGTGCAACCTTGGAAAAAGCAACTTGGAATGA
- a CDS encoding TIGR00153 family protein, which translates to MPIEYIRSVLGIFGESPFKPVHTHAEKGGQAVQKLQLSVKAYCRGDYMAVHTFNTEISAIEYEADIIKQTIRKLIPSSMMLPVDPNDLLSFLKPQDSIADNAHHTAHWLTLRETELQPEIKEGVLELMERIVKTVDAYEDMVDDIAKLLETSFSKKEIKRILKKVPIVEELEHETDITKKQLQATVFKYEDELGGTGVFYLISLLRDMGNIADSASKAADRLRTMILRR; encoded by the coding sequence ATGCCAATTGAGTATATTCGTTCTGTGCTTGGAATATTCGGGGAATCACCCTTTAAACCTGTTCACACACATGCAGAGAAAGGAGGGCAGGCTGTGCAAAAGCTGCAGCTTTCCGTGAAAGCCTATTGCAGGGGCGATTATATGGCGGTGCATACGTTCAACACTGAAATATCTGCTATAGAGTATGAGGCTGATATAATCAAACAGACCATACGTAAGCTCATACCCAGTTCCATGATGCTGCCGGTAGACCCTAATGACCTGCTTTCTTTCCTGAAACCCCAGGACTCGATCGCAGATAATGCCCATCATACTGCCCACTGGCTTACCTTAAGGGAGACCGAACTTCAGCCTGAGATCAAGGAAGGGGTGCTTGAGTTGATGGAGCGTATTGTCAAAACTGTTGATGCCTATGAGGATATGGTGGATGATATTGCCAAACTCCTTGAAACATCTTTCAGTAAAAAGGAAATTAAGAGAATACTCAAAAAAGTCCCCATTGTCGAGGAACTGGAACATGAGACAGATATTACCAAGAAACAACTCCAGGCCACGGTCTTCAAATACGAGGACGAACTTGGCGGTACGGGCGTGTTCTATTTGATAAGTCTGTTGCGGGATATGGGCAACATTGCTGATAGTGCCAGTAAGGCAGCAGACCGCCTAAGGACGATGATCTTACGAAGATGA
- a CDS encoding ABC transporter substrate-binding protein — translation MKIINAKLSIIALILLVLITAGCTDTSEEGTSEEGTPEYINIGLVAPLSGGASDVGNDMKQAAVLAVEEINADGGVYVEEYGVKIPLKLVEGDTQTSPTEGVTAVERLITNENVVVLVGGFSSGVTLANQVPAAGKVPYIITGASSSQVTRRTEIDTSYFFHYCSTTDDYSQPILQFFVDELKPMVAADRDLKLALIYRDDAYGKGVIESSVAYIEDNSMPIELVAQEKYPTDETDFHTYLTKIAEAKPDAVYTVGFVKDTSSVYIQGQRDVGLNTLYMAVECNEDPAFYKLLGEWGDGQLLESKFAPYAAEYTELMGPYKEAYLAKWDEMPGMMGADTYDGIYLAASAIERAGSLDRTQVRDAIKQTNESEMLILLEGGNITFDEYNEISPIIFIEQMFWDEETEELKPVIVLPDSLKEQDFVLPDNYEIGG, via the coding sequence ATGAAAATAATTAATGCTAAATTATCCATTATCGCATTAATTCTTCTAGTACTCATTACCGCAGGTTGTACCGATACGTCTGAAGAAGGTACGTCTGAAGAAGGTACGCCTGAATACATCAACATCGGACTTGTAGCGCCGCTTAGCGGTGGTGCTTCTGATGTAGGTAATGACATGAAACAGGCTGCTGTCCTGGCAGTAGAAGAGATCAATGCAGATGGTGGAGTGTATGTAGAAGAATATGGAGTAAAAATACCACTGAAATTGGTAGAAGGAGATACACAAACTTCACCAACCGAAGGTGTAACTGCTGTGGAGCGATTGATCACAAACGAGAATGTAGTAGTACTTGTGGGCGGTTTCTCCAGTGGTGTCACTCTGGCCAACCAGGTACCGGCCGCCGGTAAAGTGCCGTACATTATCACAGGTGCGTCCAGTTCCCAGGTTACAAGAAGAACAGAGATCGATACCAGTTATTTCTTCCATTACTGTTCAACCACGGACGACTATTCACAGCCCATCCTGCAGTTCTTTGTGGACGAACTTAAACCAATGGTTGCCGCAGACAGGGACCTGAAACTGGCTTTGATATACAGGGACGATGCCTATGGAAAAGGTGTTATTGAATCCAGTGTGGCATATATTGAGGATAACAGCATGCCAATAGAATTAGTGGCTCAGGAGAAGTATCCCACAGATGAAACTGATTTCCACACATACCTGACCAAGATAGCAGAAGCAAAACCTGATGCAGTTTACACAGTTGGTTTTGTGAAGGACACATCCAGTGTCTATATCCAGGGACAGAGGGATGTAGGTCTTAATACGCTTTACATGGCAGTGGAATGTAACGAGGACCCTGCGTTCTACAAACTCCTGGGCGAATGGGGCGACGGCCAGCTTCTTGAAAGCAAGTTCGCACCCTATGCAGCCGAATACACTGAACTGATGGGACCGTATAAGGAAGCATATCTAGCCAAATGGGATGAAATGCCTGGTATGATGGGTGCTGATACCTACGACGGTATCTATCTGGCAGCCTCTGCAATTGAGCGAGCAGGTTCACTTGATCGGACACAGGTAAGGGATGCCATCAAACAGACTAACGAATCCGAGATGCTTATTTTGCTGGAAGGCGGGAACATCACCTTTGATGAGTACAATGAGATATCACCAATTATATTCATTGAACAGATGTTCTGGGACGAGGAGACTGAAGAACTCAAACCTGTCATCGTCCTTCCGGATAGTCTAAAAGAGCAAGACTTTGTACTGCCTGACAACTATGAAATTGGTGGATGA
- a CDS encoding type II toxin-antitoxin system VapC family toxin codes for MAYLLDTYAWVEYFIGSTKGEFVKGMVEDENSVIYTPECCLAELKGWAIRENVDFEELYRIVRKLSDIHCITTGDWLDTVTVQSEMRKKAKDFGMMDALIVAQQRRLGCKVVSGDAHFEGVEGAVLL; via the coding sequence ATGGCGTATCTTCTGGATACCTACGCCTGGGTAGAATATTTCATAGGTTCAACAAAGGGTGAGTTTGTTAAGGGGATGGTGGAAGATGAGAACAGTGTTATCTATACCCCTGAATGCTGTCTTGCAGAATTGAAGGGCTGGGCCATCAGGGAGAATGTGGACTTTGAAGAGCTGTACCGCATTGTAAGGAAGCTGTCAGATATCCATTGCATTACTACAGGGGACTGGCTGGATACAGTAACCGTACAGAGCGAGATGAGGAAGAAGGCGAAGGATTTCGGGATGATGGATGCGCTGATTGTGGCACAGCAGAGGCGTCTTGGTTGTAAGGTTGTAAGCGGGGATGCGCATTTCGAGGGAGTTGAGGGTGCTGTTCTTTTGTGA
- a CDS encoding DUF5615 family PIN-like protein, translated as MKFLADECVDRQIVDRLRHDGHTVLCVAEMEPGISDQEVLNLVNQEEAILLTADKDFGELVFRQDRVAPGIILVRLAGLSATTKAEIITVAIEDHLAELLQSFTVIMPSRVRIRRKFIYG; from the coding sequence GTGAAGTTTCTTGCTGATGAGTGTGTAGATCGACAGATTGTAGATCGTCTCAGGCACGATGGGCATACTGTGTTATGCGTTGCTGAAATGGAACCAGGGATTTCTGATCAAGAGGTTTTGAATCTGGTTAATCAGGAAGAGGCGATACTGTTAACGGCTGACAAGGATTTTGGGGAACTGGTATTTCGTCAGGATAGAGTTGCACCTGGCATTATTCTCGTCCGCCTTGCCGGATTATCAGCCACAACCAAAGCAGAGATTATCACCGTTGCTATCGAAGATCATCTGGCAGAACTTCTGCAGTCATTCACGGTAATTATGCCTAGTAGGGTAAGAATTCGGCGAAAATTTATCTATGGTTGA
- a CDS encoding branched-chain amino acid ABC transporter permease, which translates to MTVRELVSKYAVSSYSAYLLLVMIGLALPLVITDDFYNRIIILTFFYIMFSTSWNLLAYSGQASLGHAAFLGIGGFASTILIINGVTPVLGVLTGALAASMVGLFLGIICVRLKEWFLGLVTFGFAIIMAAVVNELSVFIEAINGVLIAVGLSGSMDPHMLGGSLGIYSPDIVSRAQYYYLFFFAMVGTILASHLVIRSKIGFAFAAIRENQAEAGMMGVDITRYKLIAFMISTFMAGFAGALFAPYNYFINPEIFSIHNSFMPIIMTISGGIGTIGGPVIGALVINILWEQMGLWGMSIDRLLILGVILVLEILFLPKGLMPLIKKITDKVAGTTSRDMPL; encoded by the coding sequence ATGACTGTTAGAGAACTGGTTAGCAAATATGCAGTTTCCTCATACTCAGCATACTTATTACTGGTGATGATCGGGCTGGCACTGCCACTGGTGATAACTGACGATTTCTATAACAGGATAATAATACTCACGTTTTTCTATATCATGTTCTCAACAAGCTGGAACCTGCTGGCATATTCAGGACAGGCATCCCTGGGACATGCGGCTTTTCTTGGTATAGGGGGCTTTGCTTCCACCATCCTTATTATAAACGGTGTAACACCAGTGTTGGGAGTGTTGACCGGCGCACTGGCTGCGTCAATGGTGGGATTGTTCTTAGGTATTATTTGTGTCAGGTTAAAAGAATGGTTCCTGGGGCTTGTCACATTCGGTTTTGCTATAATAATGGCTGCTGTGGTAAATGAGTTATCAGTTTTTATCGAGGCAATAAATGGTGTACTTATTGCAGTGGGTCTATCAGGCAGCATGGACCCACATATGCTTGGCGGCAGTCTTGGAATATATTCACCTGACATTGTGTCAAGAGCCCAATATTATTACCTGTTCTTCTTCGCTATGGTAGGAACAATACTGGCATCTCACCTGGTGATCAGGTCAAAGATCGGGTTTGCCTTTGCGGCTATCAGGGAGAACCAGGCCGAAGCTGGCATGATGGGTGTGGATATCACACGGTATAAGCTGATAGCGTTCATGATCAGTACGTTTATGGCAGGATTTGCAGGAGCACTGTTCGCTCCTTACAATTATTTCATCAACCCTGAGATATTCAGCATACATAATTCCTTTATGCCTATTATTATGACAATAAGCGGGGGAATCGGGACAATAGGCGGTCCCGTCATAGGTGCACTGGTAATAAATATTCTATGGGAACAGATGGGATTGTGGGGTATGAGCATTGACCGTCTGCTTATCCTTGGTGTGATACTGGTTCTTGAGATTCTGTTCCTGCCTAAGGGCTTGATGCCGCTAATAAAAAAGATTACTGATAAAGTTGCGGGCACTACATCCCGAGATATGCCTCTTTGA
- a CDS encoding ABC transporter ATP-binding protein has product MLKVENVNVSYGSVKILWDVDFHIGEGEIITIIGPNGAGKTTIVKTIMGLLKPTSGTIEFNGNPIHLAPTHKIVEDGIALVPEGRELFPRMTIMENLQMGAYTSDEKEDTLKSVFNLFPRLEERQKQSAGTMSGGEQQMLAIARGLMSRPKLLILDEPSLGLAPIMVKTVFDIVKTLNSEGVTVLLVEQNIHHALEASNRGYVLETGRITLEGSSSELLDNNHVKEAYLGM; this is encoded by the coding sequence ATGCTCAAAGTTGAAAATGTCAATGTTTCCTACGGTTCTGTCAAGATACTATGGGATGTGGACTTCCACATCGGTGAAGGAGAGATCATCACAATTATCGGTCCGAACGGTGCAGGCAAGACCACCATTGTCAAGACCATAATGGGACTGCTCAAACCCACATCAGGTACTATCGAATTCAATGGAAACCCAATCCATCTGGCACCCACCCACAAGATCGTAGAAGATGGCATCGCCCTTGTACCAGAAGGAAGAGAACTGTTCCCAAGGATGACCATAATGGAAAACCTGCAAATGGGAGCATACACCTCAGATGAAAAGGAAGATACACTGAAATCGGTGTTCAACCTGTTCCCCAGGCTGGAAGAACGACAGAAACAGTCTGCCGGTACTATGAGCGGCGGTGAGCAGCAGATGCTGGCCATAGCCAGGGGTCTTATGTCACGTCCCAAACTATTGATACTGGATGAACCCTCACTGGGACTGGCACCGATAATGGTCAAAACAGTGTTCGATATAGTCAAGACCCTGAACAGTGAAGGCGTGACCGTGCTGCTGGTGGAACAGAATATCCATCACGCACTGGAAGCATCAAATAGGGGATACGTGCTTGAGACCGGGCGCATCACCCTTGAAGGGTCAAGCAGTGAACTGCTTGACAATAACCATGTCAAAGAGGCATATCTCGGGATGTAG